The segment AGGCCGAGCGGCATACCACCCGCTTTTCCAGGCAAGTTTCGAGAAGGTGGATACCCTCGACCACCATGGCCGATTGTTTGCGGCGCTCGCGGGCGCTTTCGATCAGACGCAGCAGCGTCTTGACTTCATCGTTGTGTGTCGAAGAAAGAATTTTGTAATCGTGCAGCATGTCACAGTATATGGGTCATTCGCGCCACCAGTTCCTTGAACCGCATGTACACGGCATCGCCGATCGGCTGACCGGTCAAGCCATTGTCCACATAAAACACACCGTGCAGAGTATTTTCTGTGAACACGGTCATCACGGCGAATTCCTGGTCGCCCAGATAATCGAAAAAAGCATCCGGGTATTTGTGCACGAGCTTGGCGCGCACCATCGCCGGCGCATGAAAACTTTGCGGCTTGCTTGTCAGCAGCGCGAAAAAGGAGCCGGGCTCCAGTTCGACGGGAAGCTTGCGCAAGGGGTGGCTCTCGGGCAGACCGACCTGATAGCGCAATTTCAGCACATGCCGGGGCCTGTCGTAGCGCAAGAACAGAATGCGCTGGAATTTCAGATCATTGGCCAGATGGCGGACCGCTTCCTTGAGCGCGGTCTCCACCGATGCCCCGACCGGCAGCGACGCGGCCGCGCTCGGCGCGATGCGATGGTACTCGCCCTCCAGGAACAGCAGCTCCCGCACCGGGAAAGCATAGCCCGGGGCTCGGGAGTGCCGAGCCACCTGAAGCACGGCCTGCACGACACTGTGATAGGCTTCCTCCCCGGGGATGCCCATCAGGCGCGCGGCCGCATCCACTCCGGTCTGCCATTGCGAACGCCAGTGCCCCTGCTCCAGACCATTGGCGGCGGCTACGGCAAGCTTGAGCAGCTGCCGGCGCCGATTGGGCGCGCCACCGCCCAGCAGCTGCTGCAACCCGACCGGCAACGGCACCTGACGGACAAAATGCTCCAGCACTTTGGGGTAGTCGGTGGCGAAGGTATCCGCCACCTGCTGCAACAAGGGGCGTACCGGCACTTCATTGCGGTACAGCAGGTAAAAGCAGGCGGGCAGATTATAGACCAGCGCCGCCACGAAACAGTCCTCGACTTTGTGGTCGCCTTCGGCCGACAACCAGTCTTTGATGGTCAGGGCGGCGACGCGGCCTCGCGCCAGCCACATCCCCACGGCCTCGAGCACCTCGGGAGAGAAACGGCCATCGGAGAGATCCAGCGCCACAAGACGGGAGAAACGGGCCACGACCCCTTCCAGCCCGATCAGCATCATGGCCTGCTCGATCGACGGCACGCTTTCGTTGCGCTGCAGCGCGCGGGAGCCGCCAATGACGCGCAACAGGTCGAACAGCAACAGGGGATCGGAAAGCGTGAGGTTGGCCAGATCGGTAAAACGGATCAGATCCGGGTGGCGCGATGTCTGGTCATGCAGCGCGGCCAGGGTATCGGGCAATATCGGCCAGCGCCGGGCGGCGATGGACTGGATCCAGTTATCGAGTTCCATGTTGACGGCACCACATCAGAAGTTCTTTTTGCAAAGGGCCACCCAACGGCAACGTCCGGTCCGGAGGGACCCCCGGTACGATAAACGTATTGCTGACCAGCAGGGCATCAGGTTGCGCCTCACCGGAAAACTTGTCCCAGACCCGCATCATCGGCGCGGGAGACAGGAACACATACACCGCATCGAACACCGACCAGTCAAGCGACCAGAAGCTGGCGGCGGTCAGCGCGACATTGCCCGGAGCCCCGGCCAGACGCCATCGGCACCAGCCCACCCCGAAGCTGCCCCAGGCCGATTCACTCGCCACAACCGTCACATCCGGCCGCAGGCGCGCCAGGCGCATGGCCAGGCGGGCATCACCCGAGCCGGCTTCCAGCACCCTGGCGCCAGCAGGCAGCGTCTCGGCGAGAACCTCCGCCACGCGCGGCGACGAGCGGTAAAGCGGCACCTGCCCGAAAACGGCGTTTCGACCGAAGGCCAGCGTCACGCCCAGCGCGACAAGATAAACCCAGGGAGGCACTCCCGCCGACAGCGCCAGCGCGCAGCAAGGCAGCAAAAGCGCATGCATCAGCCTCACTCCCGCGCGTTCGCGCAGGACGCCCGCCGCCGCCGCGGCGAACAATCCGGCCAGGCAGGCGAACGCCAGCGGCGAAACGAGCGGCGCGACAAAGAACCAGGCGGCGAGGCAGGCGGCAAGTTCGATCAGAACGATCCGCCAAGCCGCGCCGATCAGTTTGCGCCCCCTTCATGCGGCGCGGCCTGGGGCGCCGGCGGAATCGGCCCGATCGCTTCCTGATTCATCTGCGGGTTCACGCCATTGTTCAATATGGTGTCCTCGGCGCCCTTGTTCAGCACGACAATGGTGATCCGCCGGTTTTCAGGCGCGAACACATTGGTCCTGACCAGCGGAATCGATGCCGCCATGCCAACAACGCGCAGCACCTTGCCTTCGCCCAACCCTCCGCCGATCAGTTCGCGCCGCGCCGCGTTGGCGCGATCGGCCGACAGCTCCCAGTTGCTATAGCCGGCCTGCCCCGCGCTATATGGCTTGGCATCCGTGTGTCCGGAAATCGACAGCCGGTTCGGCGTCTGATTGAGGTCCTGTGCGAGGGCATGCAGAAGTTCCTTCGTATAGGACAACATGGTGGAACTGCCCGAATCGAACATGGGCCGGTTCTGTTCGTCGACAATCTCGATCTTGAGTCCCTCGGGCGTCATTTCCAAACGCAGCTGGTTCTTGTGTTCCTTGAGCACCGCGCTCTTGTCCACCTTTTCCTGGATCTGCTTTTCCAGCTTGTGCAGACGGGTCTTCTCCTCCTGCGGATCGGCGTGCTTGTCGACCTGCCCCGCGTTCTTGGTCAGATCGGTGCCGCCGCCCTTGATGACCGAGGTGGCGTCCCCCGCCCCGCTGCCGCCGGACATCGCGACTTTCAGCGGGGTCTTGAAATACTCGGCGATACCCTTGAGTGAACCTTGCGACACCGAGCCGAGCAACCACATCAGGAGGAAGAACGCCATCATCGCCGTCACGAAGTCGGCATAGGCGATTTTCCAGGCGCCGCCGTGATGGCCGTGCCCGCCCTTCTTGATGCGCTTGACGATGATGGGACGTTGCGATTCGTCTGCCATGTCGGGTCCTTACTTGGCCTTGGCCTGTTTCACGTGTTCCTCCAGCTCCTTGAAGGAAGGACGGTCGTACGAAGTCAACACCTTGCGGCCGAATTCCACCGCGACCTGCGGCGCATAGCCGTTAAGACTGGCCAGAATGGTCACCTTGATGGTCTGGTAGACACGGGTGGAGTCGCCAAGACGTTGCTCGAGAATCGTGCCGAGGGGGCCGACGAAGCCGTAGGCGAGCAAAATCCCGAGGAAGGTCCCGACCAGCGCATGGGCGATCAGGATACCCAGCTCGGCGGGCGGCAGCCCCACTGACTCCATCGTATGCACCACCCCCATCACCGCGGCGACGATACCGAACGCGGGCATGCCGTCCGCCAGGGCCTTGACCGCGCTGACCGGCACTTCGCCCTCATGGTGATGGGTCTCGATTTCGACATCCATCAGGTTCTCGATCTCGAAGGGATTGAGATTGCCCCCCACCATCAAGCGCAGGTAATCGCAAATGAACTCCACCACATGGTGATCGTGCAGAACCGCGGGATATTTGGAGAAGACCGGACTCGCCTCGGGATTATCGACATCCGCCTCGATGGCCATCAGACCTTCCTTGCGCACCTTGGAGAGAATCTCGAACAGCAGCGTGAACAACTCCATGTAGAACGCCTTGTTGTACGGCGATCCCTTGAAGACCGTCGGCAGGGTCTTCAGCGTGGCCTTCATGGCCGGACCGCCGTTGGCGACCACGAAAGCACCGCCCGCCGCCCCGCCGATCATCAGCACTTCCAGCGGTTGCAGCAGCGCGGCGATATGCCCCCCCGCCATGACAAAACCACCCAAAACCGACGCAAGAATAATAAGGTAGCCGATCCCGACAAACATGTCCTGGTCCTGTAGTTATGGTTGTTAGAGGGCCCGCATCCATGCGATGCCGGCTCGCCTTCTTATTATTCATGAAAAAAGCGAATTTGGATTGTACCAAATTCGCTTATTTCGCGGCAAAACGCAACCACGGGAAGTCCATGCCACCGGACTGGTTTTTATACCAATCCGCGACGCAGCAGCGTTTCCTCGAACTCGGTCATGCAGCGTTCGGCCACGCCGAGCATCTCGTCGATCTGGGCGCGCGTCATCACCAGAGGCGGCGAGGCGACCATGTGATCGGCGCAGGCGCGCATGATCAGGTTGTTGCGGAAGAAAATATCCCGGCAAATGAGCCCCGTTTCACCCCAGTTCGGGAACAGCGTCCGGGTCGCCTTGTCCTTGACCAGGGTGAAGGCCTGGATCAGGCCCACGCCACGCACGTCGTCGACATGGTCGAACTGCCCGAACACCTGGCGCCAGCGTTCCTGCATATAGGGCCCGGTATCGTGCCTGACCCGATCGATGATGCCCTCATCGCGCAGAGCCAGGATGTTGGCGCGCGCCACGGCCGCCGCGACGGGATGCCCCGAGTACGTGAAGCCGTGATTGAAATCGCCGCCAGCGGCCAACCCTTCGGCCACCTTTTCGTTCAGAAACACCGCCCCCATCGGCAGATAGCCCGATGTCAGCCCCTTGGCCGCCGTGAAGATATCCGGCCGGAACCCGAAGCGCTGCTGGCCGAACCACTCGCCAGTGCGACCGAAACCGCAGATCACCTCGTCGGCCACCAGCAGCACATCGTATTTGCGGCAAATCCGCTCGATTTCCGGCCAGTAGGTATCGGGCGGAATGATCACCCCGCCCGCGCCCTGAATCGGTTCGCCGACAAATGCCGCGACATTGTCCGGGCCGATTTCCAGGATTCGGTCCTCCAGCCAGCCGGCGGCCAGGAGCCCGAATTCGTCGCGGCTCATATCCTTGCCGAATTTGTACCACCACGGCTGCTCGATGTGCGCCATGTCCGGAATCGGCAACCCGCCTTGAGCGTGCATGTAATCCATCCCCCCCAGACTGGCCCCGCCCATGGTCGATCCGTGGTAGCCGTTCCAGCGGCCGATCAGGGTTTTTTTGGAGGGTTTGCCAGCGACATCCCAATAACGCCGCACCATGCGGATCATCGTGTCGACCGATTCGGAACCCGAGTTGGTATAAAACACATGATTGAAACCTTCCGGCGCGACCTTGGCCAGAAGCGCGGACAGCTCCACAACCGCCGGATGGGTCGTTTTGAAAAAAGTATTGTAGAACGGCAACTCATCCATCTGCCGCGATGCGGCCGCGGTCATGTCATGCCGGCCGTAGCCGATGTTGACACACCAGAGCCCGGCCATGCCGTCGATAATCTTGTTGCCATCCGAATCCCAAAGGTAAATGCCGTCGGCCCGGGTCATGACGCGGGCACCCTGCCGGTTCAAGGAATGCGCATCGCTGAAAGGGTGCACATGATGGGCGGCATCCAGGGCGCGCCATTCCGCTGTGGTACGCTGTTGACTCATACGTCTCTCCTCTTCGGGGTTTTCCGTTCACACGTGCAGCAACAGGAACTTGCGTTCCCACGGGCTGATCACGCGGAAGTATTCCGAAAACTCTTTCTCTTTCATGGCGACATACATTTTCACGAAGCGCGGCCCGAGAATATCGGCGATCTCGGTGCACTCCCCCAGCTTGAGCAGCGCCTCTTCGGTGCTGTGCGGAAACTGATAGGGCAATTCGTAGGCGTCCGTCTGTCGCGGTTCCGTGCAGGGAATACGGTTCACCATGCCCAGGTAGCCACACGCCAGCGTCGCCGCGAGCACGATATACGGATTGGCATCGACGCCGGCGACCCGGTTCTCGATGCGCCGCGCCTGCGGCGGGGAATGGGGAACGCGAAACCCCACCGTGCGGTTGTCGTAGCCCCACTCCACATTGGTCGGCGCCGCGGTGTAGCGCGACAGGCGGCGGAAGGAATTCACATAAGGGGCGAACAAGGGCATGGATTGCGGCAGATAGCGCTGCAGTCCGCCAATGAAGTGGAAAAAATGTTCGGACGGCGCGCCGTCCTCCAGCGAAAACACATTGTTTCCCGTCCGCTTGTCCACCACGCTCTGGTGAATGTGCATCGCGCTGCCGGGTTCGCTTTCCATGGGCTTGGCCATGAAGGTCGCGTACATGTTGTGGCGGAACGCCGCTTCGCGCACTGTGCGCTTGAACAGAAACACCTGATCGGCCAGCTCGATGGCATTGCCGTGCAGGAAATTGATTTCCATCTGAGCCGTGCCGACTTCGTGCACCAGCGTGTCCACCTCGAGATTCTGCGCGTGACAGTAGTCGTAGATATCCTCGAACAGGGGATCGAACTCGTTGACCGCGTCGATCGAATAGGAGCGGCGGCCGAATTCGGCGCGCCCGGTGCGGCCGACCGGAGGGGCGAGCGGCACATCCGGATCGGGGTTCGGCGAAATCAGGTAGAACTCCATTTCCGGCGCGACAACGGGCAGCCAGCCGCGCTCGTCGTACAGCGACAGGACGCGGCGCAGGACATTGCGCGGGGCGGTATCCACCGGCGTGCCGTCGGACCGGTAGCAATCGTAGATAAGCTGCGCGGTGGGGTCGCTCGCCCAGGGAACGAAACGCAGCGTGGAGGGGTCCGGATACAGCACCATGTCCGGATCGGTCAGATCAAGGTGGCTGTCGTCCGGATAGTCGCCGGCCACCGTCTGGATCAGCACGGCTTCCGGCAACCGCATCTCCGGGTCCTGGACGAACTTGTCCTTGGGCACGATCTTGCCGCGCGCAAGGCCGGTCATGTCGGGAAGGATGCACTCCACTTCAGTGATCCGCTGCTCGCGCAGCCAGTCGTTCACTTCTTGATTCATGCTCTGTTTCCTTTGTTGTCCCGGCTGCTAAAACAGCTCTTGGGTATGTGCGGGCGTCAGGCGCGCGCTCGCTGGCGGGCGCGACAGGCTTCTCCGAACGCCTTGAAAATGGCATGTGACACAGGATTTTCCCAATAACGCCACTCGGGATGCCACTGTACGGCATAGGCGAACCCCCGGGAGGAATCGAGCCGGAACGCCTCGATCAGGCCGTCCTCCGCCCGCGCCTCGGCGACCAGCCCCCGCCCCAGCCGCTTCACGCCCTGCTGATGCAAGGAGTTCACCGAGGCGTCAGTACGGCCCAGCCAGCCGGACAGCCAGCTGCCGTTCTCGAACACGATGCGATGAGCCGGACCATACACCACCTCGAGATC is part of the Paludibacterium paludis genome and harbors:
- a CDS encoding aspartate aminotransferase family protein, whose product is MSQQRTTAEWRALDAAHHVHPFSDAHSLNRQGARVMTRADGIYLWDSDGNKIIDGMAGLWCVNIGYGRHDMTAAASRQMDELPFYNTFFKTTHPAVVELSALLAKVAPEGFNHVFYTNSGSESVDTMIRMVRRYWDVAGKPSKKTLIGRWNGYHGSTMGGASLGGMDYMHAQGGLPIPDMAHIEQPWWYKFGKDMSRDEFGLLAAGWLEDRILEIGPDNVAAFVGEPIQGAGGVIIPPDTYWPEIERICRKYDVLLVADEVICGFGRTGEWFGQQRFGFRPDIFTAAKGLTSGYLPMGAVFLNEKVAEGLAAGGDFNHGFTYSGHPVAAAVARANILALRDEGIIDRVRHDTGPYMQERWRQVFGQFDHVDDVRGVGLIQAFTLVKDKATRTLFPNWGETGLICRDIFFRNNLIMRACADHMVASPPLVMTRAQIDEMLGVAERCMTEFEETLLRRGLV
- a CDS encoding HDOD domain-containing protein yields the protein MELDNWIQSIAARRWPILPDTLAALHDQTSRHPDLIRFTDLANLTLSDPLLLFDLLRVIGGSRALQRNESVPSIEQAMMLIGLEGVVARFSRLVALDLSDGRFSPEVLEAVGMWLARGRVAALTIKDWLSAEGDHKVEDCFVAALVYNLPACFYLLYRNEVPVRPLLQQVADTFATDYPKVLEHFVRQVPLPVGLQQLLGGGAPNRRRQLLKLAVAAANGLEQGHWRSQWQTGVDAAARLMGIPGEEAYHSVVQAVLQVARHSRAPGYAFPVRELLFLEGEYHRIAPSAAASLPVGASVETALKEAVRHLANDLKFQRILFLRYDRPRHVLKLRYQVGLPESHPLRKLPVELEPGSFFALLTSKPQSFHAPAMVRAKLVHKYPDAFFDYLGDQEFAVMTVFTENTLHGVFYVDNGLTGQPIGDAVYMRFKELVARMTHIL
- the motB gene encoding flagellar motor protein MotB; amino-acid sequence: MADESQRPIIVKRIKKGGHGHHGGAWKIAYADFVTAMMAFFLLMWLLGSVSQGSLKGIAEYFKTPLKVAMSGGSGAGDATSVIKGGGTDLTKNAGQVDKHADPQEEKTRLHKLEKQIQEKVDKSAVLKEHKNQLRLEMTPEGLKIEIVDEQNRPMFDSGSSTMLSYTKELLHALAQDLNQTPNRLSISGHTDAKPYSAGQAGYSNWELSADRANAARRELIGGGLGEGKVLRVVGMAASIPLVRTNVFAPENRRITIVVLNKGAEDTILNNGVNPQMNQEAIGPIPPAPQAAPHEGGAN
- the motA gene encoding flagellar motor stator protein MotA, with the translated sequence MFVGIGYLIILASVLGGFVMAGGHIAALLQPLEVLMIGGAAGGAFVVANGGPAMKATLKTLPTVFKGSPYNKAFYMELFTLLFEILSKVRKEGLMAIEADVDNPEASPVFSKYPAVLHDHHVVEFICDYLRLMVGGNLNPFEIENLMDVEIETHHHEGEVPVSAVKALADGMPAFGIVAAVMGVVHTMESVGLPPAELGILIAHALVGTFLGILLAYGFVGPLGTILEQRLGDSTRVYQTIKVTILASLNGYAPQVAVEFGRKVLTSYDRPSFKELEEHVKQAKAK
- a CDS encoding class I SAM-dependent methyltransferase, whose amino-acid sequence is MHALLLPCCALALSAGVPPWVYLVALGVTLAFGRNAVFGQVPLYRSSPRVAEVLAETLPAGARVLEAGSGDARLAMRLARLRPDVTVVASESAWGSFGVGWCRWRLAGAPGNVALTAASFWSLDWSVFDAVYVFLSPAPMMRVWDKFSGEAQPDALLVSNTFIVPGVPPDRTLPLGGPLQKELLMWCRQHGTR
- a CDS encoding glutamine synthetase family protein, with the translated sequence MNQEVNDWLREQRITEVECILPDMTGLARGKIVPKDKFVQDPEMRLPEAVLIQTVAGDYPDDSHLDLTDPDMVLYPDPSTLRFVPWASDPTAQLIYDCYRSDGTPVDTAPRNVLRRVLSLYDERGWLPVVAPEMEFYLISPNPDPDVPLAPPVGRTGRAEFGRRSYSIDAVNEFDPLFEDIYDYCHAQNLEVDTLVHEVGTAQMEINFLHGNAIELADQVFLFKRTVREAAFRHNMYATFMAKPMESEPGSAMHIHQSVVDKRTGNNVFSLEDGAPSEHFFHFIGGLQRYLPQSMPLFAPYVNSFRRLSRYTAAPTNVEWGYDNRTVGFRVPHSPPQARRIENRVAGVDANPYIVLAATLACGYLGMVNRIPCTEPRQTDAYELPYQFPHSTEEALLKLGECTEIADILGPRFVKMYVAMKEKEFSEYFRVISPWERKFLLLHV